The following coding sequences lie in one Silene latifolia isolate original U9 population chromosome 5, ASM4854445v1, whole genome shotgun sequence genomic window:
- the LOC141656779 gene encoding uncharacterized protein LOC141656779 gives MGIVELIYGLIEKPTSIGGGFVIEIMMFILPIWTAFLIGVVVGWAWKPSWWEKIKFETLMSKIVDLSAPSSSSTISQSLSALNMNFSSCKVEEDVKGVDGVTFSYGDASCSSSQLKGEEIPSVDDSDLIHLHKIVEEKDGGPAWIQMMDRSTPNMSYRAWRRDPETGPPQYRSSTIYEDATPEMLRDFFWDDEFRSKWDNMLIHHETLEASKTTGTMVVQWVRKFPFFCSDREYIIGRRIWESGRTFYCVTKGIPNTVPRKDKPRRVDLYYSSWCIRPVESKRGTGQMTACEVLLFHHEDMGIPWEIAKLGVRQGMWGAVKKIDPGLRAYQKVRASEEPLSSSASMAHITTKVNPLYLKSVSSGDDLSVTETVPSEEKQQTGTNIPKLLVFGGAVALACSLDRGLLTKAVIFGVARKLGRIGGKL, from the exons ATGGGAATTGTTGAGCTAATTTATGGATTAATAGAGAAACCCACATCAATTGGAGGAGGATTTGTTATTGAAATTATGATGTTTATATTACCAATTTGGACAGCTTTTTTAATTGGAGTTGTAGTTGGTTGGGCATGGAAGCCAAGTTGGTGGGAGAAGATAAAGTTTGAGACTTTAATGTCAAAAATTGTGGATTTGTCagctccttcttcttcttctacaatTAGTCAGAGTTTATCTGCATTGAATATGAATTTCTCAAGCTGTAAAGTTGAGGAAGATGTTAAGGGTGTTGATGGTGTGACATTTTCTTATGGAGATGCTAGTTGCAG TTCGTCCCAACTCAAAGGTGAGGAGATTCCTTCTGTGGATGATAGTGATTTGATTCATCTCCACAAAATTGTTGAAGAGAAGGATGGAGGTCCAGCTTGGATACAGATGATGGACCGCTCTACCCCGAACATGAGCTATCGTGCTTGGCGAAGAGACCCTGAG ACTGGTCCTCCTCAATATCGTAGCAGCACAATCTACGAAGATGCAACACCTGAGATGTTGAGAGACTTCTTTTGGGATGATGAATTTCGTTCAAAGTGGGATAACATGCTTATACATCATGAAACTCTTGAGGCGTCCAAAACCACTGGAACTATGGTGGTGCAATGGGTGCGCAAG TTTCCATTCTTCTGCAGTGACAGGGAATACATTATCGGACGAAGGATATGGGAATCTGGACGGACATTTTACTGTGTGACCAAG GGAATACCTAATACCGTGCCAAGAAAGGATAAGCCAAGACGAGTGGATCTGTATTATTCAAGCTGGTGCATTCGTCCTG TGGAGTCTAAGAGAGGAACGGGACAGATGACAGCATGTGAAGTTCTTCTCTTCCACCACGAAGACATGGGTATTCCTTGGGAAATCGCGAAACTGGGAGTTCGACAAGGAATGTGGGGAGCAGTCAAGAAGATCGACCCGGGTTTGAGGGCTTACCAGAAGGTGAGAGCTTCTGAGGAACCTCTTTCCTCCTCGGCTTCCATGGCTCATATTACTACCAAAGTTAATCCACTATACTTGAAATCCGTGTCAAGTGGAGACGATCTATCAGTAACTGAAACAGTTCCATCTGAGGAAAAACAACAAACCGGGACAAACATTCCAAAGCTTCTGGTTTTTGGGGGGGCAGTTGCCCTAGCGTGTAGTCTTGACCGAGGACTTCTGACCAAGGCGGTTATCTTCGGAGTTGCGAGAAAGCTCGGAAGAATAGGAGGTAAATTATAA
- the LOC141656780 gene encoding ribosome-binding factor PSRP1, chloroplastic has translation METLCTSAIKMHPNITNSMNISVPTKTQLINLSSLNSTFINSAYPTQFKSISVDVKLIKPRRKLGVVCMSWDGPLSSVKLILQGRNLELSDNARSYVEEKVGKAVKNHSHLVREVDVRLSARGGEFGKGPKLRRCEVTVFTKRHGVIRAEEDSESLYGSIDMVSSIIQRKVRKIKDKESDHGRHMKGFNRSKVREPEIVRITKEEEEEIESAVAESEKDFIEEIVRTKYFDMPPLTVTEAIEQLENVDHEFYAFRNEETGEINILYKRDEGGYGLIIPKDGTTEKLQPLQDKPEREASLTE, from the exons ATGGAAACTTTATGTACATCAGCCATTAAAATGCACCCAAATATCACTAATTCCATGAATATTTCAGTACCCACAAAAACCCAACTCATTAATTTGTCTTCTCTTAATTCAACTTTTATTAATTCTGCTTATCCAACTCAATTTAAGTCAATTTCAGTTGATGTTAAGTTGATTAAACCAAGAAGAAAACTTGGTGTTGTTTGCATGTCATGGGATGGTCCTCTTTCTTCTGTTAAATTAATCCTTCAAGGTCGTAATCTTGAG TTATCTGACAATGCCAGAAGTTATGTGGAAGAGAAAGTGGGAAAAGCTGTTAAAAACCACAGCCACTTAGTTAGGGAAGTGGACGTGCGTTTGTCTGCTCGAGGTGGAGAGTTCGGCAAAGGGCCAAAGCTCAGGAGATGTGAA GTAACAGTGTTTACCAAAAGGCATGGTGTGATTCGTGCTGAAGAAGATTCTGAGAGCCTCTATGGAAGTATTGATATGGTCTCATCAATCATACAGAGGAAAGTAAGGAAGATTAAGGACAAAGAATCTGATCATGGTCGACATATGAAAGGTTTCAACCGATCAAAGGTTAGAGAGCCTGAAATAGTGAGGATTACtaaagaggaagaagaggaaatAGAATCAGCCGTTGCTGAATCCGAAAAGGACTTCATCGAAGAG ATTGTTCGGACAAAATACTTTGACATGCCGCCCTTGACTGTGACAGAAGCCATTGAACAGCTTGAAAATGTCGACCATGAGTTCTATGCTTTCCGTAATGAAGAAACAG GAGAAATTAACATTTTGTACAAGAGAGACGAGGGGGGATACGGGCTTATCATACCAAAGGACGGCACAACCGAGAAGTTGCAACCTTTGCAAGACAAACCAGAGAGAGAAGCCTCTCTTACAGAGTAA
- the LOC141654853 gene encoding putative F-box protein At3g23950 produces the protein MLISTQFHLIPQFETIDYILNLNDILTDTLLVEIIQRLPCINVVRAKLVCKRWRSMIEETHFIPNFIRYHEQISLNDTRLSLPVTLVYQFIFWHRVLTEEPGSRIHTISEHPFKLDFLPCFRPSGRHPIWVTASCKDLLICCDTKMSLWSTYYICNPLTKQWVAVPQIVGHHKVADPAMGLVVSKMGVFRLVRVLELDSDPNSNLFEAEVFCSDTSNWSKFEVTCPRSFKRSWHFKPNAIAIDNKLHWLVNSEFIVVFDPFQCNESHETACRVIDLPPEINPQVSICLGSSQERLKVCQLIGEYPNGKLVIWKIENYDTKKWELEWKISLKDMKLVDNTMYWHGFGSTSVEILGLHPSDSRIVYLRIRNHIVICNLGDRTLEVVSECSKDSTFSIGTCGVFLLMHPSWPSSIPSHA, from the coding sequence ATGTTAATTTCAACTCAGTTTCATTTAATTCCGCAATTTGAAACAATTGATTACATTCTAAATCTCAATGACATTCTAACAGATACATTACTGGTAGAGATTATTCAGAGACTTCCTTGCATTAATGTTGTCCGGGCCAAATTGGTCTGCAAGCGATGGCGGTCAATGATCGAGGAAACCCACTTCATTCCGAACTTTATTCGCTACCACGAGCAAATCAGTTTAAATGATACTCGTCTTTCCTTACCGGTCACCCTGGTGTACCAATTCATCTTCTGGCACCGGGTCCTGACTGAGGAACCTGGGTCCAGAATCCACACAATTTCGGAGCACCCGTTTAAGTTAGATTTTCTCCCTTGTTTTCGGCCTTCGGGCCGACACCCAATTTGGGTGACGGCCTCATGCAAAGACCTACTAATATGTTGTGACACAAAAATGTCATTATGGTCAACATACTACATCTGTAATCCGTTGACCAAGCAATGGGTTGCGGTCCCACAAATTGTGGGACACCACAAGGTGGCGGATCCAGCAATGGGCTTGGTTGTTTCAAAAATGGGTGTTTTTCGGTTGGTACGGGTACTTGAATTGGACTCGGACCCAAACAGTAACCTTTTCGAGGCAGAGGTGTTCTGTTCTGATACGAGTAACTGGTCTAAATTCGAAGTTACCTGTCCAAGAAGTTTTAAAAGGTCCTGGCATTTTAAGCCTAACGCCATTGCGATCGACAACAAGCTCCATTGGCTCGTAAATAGCGAGTTCATTGTCGTGTTTGACCCATTCCAGTGTAATGAGAGTCATGAGACGGCATGCCGAGTTATTGATCTTCCACCTGAAATAAACCCTCAAGTATCAATCTGTTTAGGGTCGAGTCAAGAACGTCTCAAAGTATGCCAACTAATCGGCGAGTATCCAAATGGGAAATTAGTAATCTGGAAGATCGAAAATTACGACACCAAAAAATGGGAATTAGAGTGGAAAATAAGTCTTAAAGATATGAAGTTGGTTGATAATACAATGTATTGGCATGGTTTTGGTTCTACAAGTGTAGAAATACTAGGATTGCATCCTAGTGATTCAAGGATTGTGTACTTGAGAATTAGGAATCATATAGTGATTTGTAATTTGGGTGATAGAACACTTGAAGTTGTTAGTGAGTGCTCGAAAGACTCAACATTTTCTATAGGAACTTGTGGAGTCTTTCTACTAATGCATCCGTCTTGGCCGTCGTCAATCCCGTCTCACGCCTAA
- the LOC141656781 gene encoding two-component response regulator-like APRR9, producing the protein MGEVVVSSFEGIEMENVEKIVSKEGSSSMIKWDTFLPKNGLRVLLVEADDSTRQIIGALLRKCSYKVATAPDGLKAWEVLKARPHGIDLILTEIELPSISGYALLTLIMEHEICKNIPVIMMSKYDSVSLVYKCMMRGAADFLVKPIRINELKNLWQHVWRRQSKVIRGGDDSPVGSIAQENLEATAENNATSDHLSGDSKACPQDQEDCLKKGSDAQSSCGKLELEGESAYTTEVESSSQPKQELSPVTELRIQDHRNGGSDTATYKGNRALDRDQRLEQERLTDKLVMRLMSKPPKQAIDLIGSFDIHSKPNSRSIDRTNLHDSSPHLDLCLTRCSPVVPENKSITENQMLNHSNASAFTRYVNRIIPTSNSNANSDLSPKDSKVSSGDLTNEAEVVRGNFSQNPFPIPLHKNRIQVDGSSTPDGYGSTMPPPVRTPSPSLSPSSANQQMNQNSNNPMDFIQRTSTNHPVYRHDQKLESFEDRSHFSDDTFGYQNGTDCSHEQSHGLVSQRSLQREAALNKFRLKRKERCFDKKVRYESRKKLAEQRPRVKGQFVRQVPPDPPPSKSDNSGGI; encoded by the exons ATGGGAGAAGTTGTAGTAAGTAGCTTTGAAGGTATAGAAATGGAGAATGTAGAGAAGATAGTGAGTAAAGAAGGGTCAAGTTCAATGATTAAATGGGATACTTTTCTACCAAAAAATGGTCTTAGAGTATTGTTGGTTGAAGCTGATGATTCAACTAGGCAAATTATTGGTGCTCTTCTTAGGAAATGCAGCTATAAAG TTGCCACTGCTCCTGATGGGCTGAAGGCTTGGGAGGTTTTGAAGGCGAGACCTCATGGCATCGACCTCATATTAACTGAGATAGAGTTGCCATCGATTTCTGGATATGCGCTTCTGACATTGATTATGGAGCACGAGATCTGCAAGAACATCCCAGTTATAA TGATGTCTAAATATGATTCTGTGAGTTTGGTATACAAGTGCATGATGCGAGGAGCAGCCGATTTTCTTGTTAAGCCGATTAGGATAAATGAGCTGAAAAATCTATGGCAGCATGTCTGGAGAAGGCAATCA AAGGTGATTAGAGGAGGAGATGACTCTCCGGTTGGGAGTATCGCACAGGAAAACCTGGAAGCCACTGCTGAGAACAATGCTACTAGCGACCATTTAAGCGGTGACTCCAAAGCGTGTCCCCAGGATCAGGAGGATTGCCTCAAGAAAGGAAGTGATGCACAG AGCTCATGTGGAAAGCTAGAATTGGAAGGTGAGAGTGCCTACACGACTGAGGTCGAAAGTTCCTCGCAACCAAAACAAGAGTTGTCTCCTGTTACCGAGTTGAGAATTCAAGATCACCGTAATGGTGGATCAGATACAGCTACATACAAAGGTAACCGGGCTCTTGACCGAGATCAAAGGTTGGAGCAAGAACGTCTTACAGATAAATTGGTTATGAGATTGATGAGCAAGCCTCCGAAACAAGCTATAGATTTGATTGGATCTTTTGACATCCACTCCAAACCCAATTCACGCTCAATTGATCGAACAAATTTACACGACTCTTCTCCCCATTTGGATCTCTGTCTGACGAGATGTTCTCCTGTTGTGCCTGAAAATAAGAGCATCACTGAAAACCAAATGCTGAACCATTCTAATGCCTCGGCTTTTACACG GTATGTCAATAGGATAATACCGACATCAAATTCAAATGCTAATTCCGATCTCAGCCCCAAAGACAGCAAAGTTTCTTCTGGTGATCTGACAAATGAAGCTGAAGTTGTGCGCGGAAATTTTTCACAAAATCCATTTCCCATCCCACTTCACAAGAATCGGATCCAGGTAGATGGAAGTTCTACTCCAGATGGATATGGGTCTACAATGCCTCCTCCAGTCCGTACACCGTCACCTTCACTGAGCCCAAGTTCAGCCAATCAGCAGATGAACCAAAACTCCAACAACCCCATGGACTTTATTCAAAGAACATCCACAAATCACCCTGTTTATAGGCATGATCAAAAGCTGGAATCTTTCGAAGACCGATCTCACTTCTCTGACGACACTTTCGGGTATCAGAATGGAACTGACTGCAGTCATGAACAATCTCATGGCTTGGTTAGCCAGCGTTCTTTGCAAAGGGAAGCCGCTCTCAATAAGTTCCGGTTAAAGAGGAAGGAAAGATGTTTTGACAAAAAG GTTCGATATGAAAGTCGAAAGAAGCTAGCAGAGCAACGGCCACGAGTAAAAGGGCAGTTTGTGCGTCAAGTTCCTCCAGATCCTCCTCCGTCAAAATCTGATAATTCCGGTGGCATTTAG
- the LOC141654854 gene encoding uncharacterized protein LOC141654854 — protein sequence MSKAYDRVQWDFLKAVLIKFGLPNNLDQNNAANRLRIILDRYCSVSGQVINDDKSGMLFSPSTRLANAQRCLHDLRIKGNKRIKGNKGLGKYLGLSTDLQGSKKELFKGLTDQVMQRISSWNGIFLSPAGRLTLISSVLSNLSNYVLSVFKIPAGCKERRTIHWCSQIFLSLPKSEGGLGIRNIQSLNQALLAKHAWRIVSGHNSLLCRVFRKIMLENRSPPFVLGRRNENNLSWGARSILHGLDFLKQHIGWKPGLNSNLNVWTSKWVNGECPEPRNDLLSLESAVLYNMEIRDLQRSEGPGENFSWNEELVRQLFTGESASQILAMPICGSQTKDKVIWLHSSNGDYSVKSEYGIIRSSYIERYGSNKDRTRVDAEMRSFCKRRLWQLPVPATWRILVWRIITNTLSVGANFAKRSINIEHSCKLYNHEETAVDETMEHLFRDCEVAKRVWACSEWGIRTDCHPIVGIAKWVINWINYLDKMDDADRRIARFLATLWCLWSCRNRVLFGGEVFHPKSFFYTWSNVVLIADQARDEVTKRKGKGDKNDHNDEDIGLFEGSLTWLRESNPIHFVGEGNFCERVRIMVDAGWKSVDRAGIGWVAFMSNGNRFFEGRKAIKAESAIQAEAIGIKEVLLWAKQYGVWHLEELNGSITRRLKFLKTYVALDLFFIAFLLVSFLDPLMCMPMVLLARL from the exons ATGAGTAAGGCCTACGACAGGGTGCAATGGGATTTCCTGAAGGCGGTCCTTATAAAATTTGGGCTCCCTAACAATCTG GATCAGAATAATGCAGCTAACCGGCTGAGGATTATTCTTGATAGATACTGTAGTGTTTCTGGCCAAGTGATTAATGATGATAAATCTGGTATGTTGTTTAGCCCAAGCACGAGATTGGCAAATGCTCAACGCTGTCTTCATGATCTCAGGATAAAAGGGAATAAGAGGATAAAAGGGAATAAGGGTCTGGGTAAATATCTTGGGCTCTCCACTGATTTGCAAGGGTCGAAAAAGGAACTTTTCAAGGGTCTTACAGACCAGGTTATGCAGCGAATATCATCTTGGAATGGAATCTTTCTGTCACCAGCTGGGAGGCTGACCTTAATTTCTTCCGTCCTATCAAATCTCTCCAATTATGTTCTATCGGTGttcaaaataccg GCTGGATGTAAAGAGAGGAGAACTATTCACTGGTGCAGTCAAATATTCCTTAGTCTACCAAAAAGTGAAGGCGGGTTGGGCATACGAAACATCCAAAGTTTGAATCAGGCTTTGCTTGCTAAACATGCTTGGAGAATTGTGAGTGGTCATAACTCTCTTCTATGTCGTGTCTTCCGAAAGATTATGTTAGAAAACCGGTCTCCACCCTTTGTATTAGGAAGAAGGAATGAAAATAACTTGTCATGGGGGGCAAGAAGTATTCTTCATGGGTTGGACTTTCTTAAACAACATATTGGATGGAAACCAGGTCTGAACTCTAACTTGAATGTTTGGACGTCAAAGTGGGTTAATGGGGAATGCCCGGAACCACGAAACGACTTGCTTTCTCTGGAGTCTGCAGTGTTATATAATATGGAGATCAGGGATCTCCAACGATCGGAGGGTCCGGGGGAAAACTTTTCATGGAATGAAGAATTGGTTCGACAGCTATTCACGGGAGAAAGTGCGAGCCAGATTCTAGCAATGCCTATTTGTGGTTCGCAGACTAAGGATAAAGTTATTTGGTTACACAGCAGTAATGGGGATTATAGTGTGAAAAGTGAGTATGGCATTATTCGAAGTAGCTATATAGAGCGTTATGGATCAAACAAGGATAGGACAAGAGTTGATGCTGAGATGCGGTCTTTCTGTAAGAGAAGGTTGTGGCAACTTCCCGTGCCGGCTACATGGAGAATCCTTGTTTGGAGAATTATTACTAATACGCTCTCGGTAGGTGCGAATTTTGCTAAAAGAAGCATTAATATTGAACATAGCTGCAAACTCTATAATCATGAGGAAACGGCTGTGGATGAAACTATGGAGCACTTATTTCGGGACTGCGAGGTTGCTAAAAGGGTCTGGGCATGCTCGGAATGGGGCATTCGTACTGACTGCCATCCAATCGTTGGAATTGCCAAATGGGTCATTAATTGGATTAATTATCTGGATAAGATGGATGATGCAGATAGAAGGATAGCGCGCTTTCTTGCAACTTTGTGGTGTTTATGGAGCTGTCGAAACAGGGTCTTGTTTGGGGGGGAGGTTTTTCACCCAAAGAGTTTCTTTTATACATGGTCGAATGTCGTTCTTATTGCTGATCAAGCAAGGGATGAAGTGACGAAACGAAAAGGGAAAGGTGATAAGAATGACCACAACGATGAGGATATTGGATTATTTGAGGGGAGTTTGACATGGCTCCGAGAGAGTAACCCTATTCATTTTGTTGGAGAAGGGAACTTTTGCGAGCGTGTTAGGATCATGGTTGATGCGGGCTGGAAATCAGTTGACAGGGCCGGAATTGGATGGGTTGCTTTTATGAGTAACGGAAATAGGTTCTTTGAAGGAAGGAAAGCAATCAAGGCTGAATCAGCTATTCAAGCGGAGGCGATTGGTATCAAGGAGGTCCTCTTATGGGCTAAGCAGTATGGGGTTTGGCATTTGGAG GAACTGAACGGGTCCATTACCAGGCGCTTGAAGTTCTTGAAGACATACGTTGCCTTGGATCTTTTTTTCATTGCCTTTCTTTTAGTTTCATTCCTAGATCCTTTAATGTGTATGCCCATGGTCTTGCTTGCAAGGCTATGA